The Gemmatimonas sp. UBA7669 genome has a segment encoding these proteins:
- the aroQ gene encoding type II 3-dehydroquinate dehydratase: MIIGVLNGPNLNLLGTREPAVYGTATLADITAHLERVAAELGVQLRAAQANGEGQLIDTLHAWRGEVDGVVVNAGAYTHTSLALRDAFTATALPFVEVHLSNIHAREPERRHSMLASASIGMVCGLGADGYEYGLRGLVRALAARRA, translated from the coding sequence GTGATCATTGGCGTGCTGAACGGGCCCAATCTCAACCTCCTGGGCACGCGCGAACCGGCGGTGTACGGCACCGCCACGCTCGCGGATATCACCGCCCACCTCGAGCGCGTTGCCGCCGAGTTGGGCGTGCAGCTGCGCGCGGCGCAGGCCAATGGCGAGGGGCAGCTCATCGACACACTGCATGCCTGGCGTGGAGAGGTGGATGGCGTGGTGGTGAATGCCGGGGCCTACACCCATACCAGTCTCGCGCTGCGTGATGCCTTTACGGCCACCGCGCTGCCTTTTGTCGAAGTGCATCTGTCCAACATCCATGCCCGCGAGCCGGAGCGTCGCCACTCCATGCTCGCGTCGGCGTCCATTGGCATGGTCTGCGGGTTGGGGGCGGACGGCTACGAATACGGCCTCCGTGGCCTCGTGCGGGCACTGGCTGCGCGGCGCGCGTGA